The Anopheles gambiae chromosome 2, idAnoGambNW_F1_1, whole genome shotgun sequence genomic sequence TACGCTCTATTACACACTGGTGTTATGCAAACACATGCTCGGAAAGGGTGTACGCATATACTACGACATACTACTGCACATAATACACTTACCGATAGGTAAATATCGGCTTCGCGAGTGGTAAAAACGACGGAGACAGCGAGGGGAAGCAGTGAAAGGTTCGCGCAAAATAAAGGTGACCTAGGATATGTTATGGTGAAATATTATAGAACTGTCTAAGCATTATTATATACGCGAGGCGCGAAAACACTCGACGAACAAACCAGGGAAAGATAGCAATGAATGAGCTCCGAGCGGGTTTATATGaaacataataattacatTGAAGAAAAGCATAAAAGAACGCAACTTTACAACTATCGGACACTCTCACTAGAACTCGACCTGATActgtgtaataataataataaataatgataaagaaaaaaataagaaacacaaattgaataaacgaaaggaaaacatgATGATGCTAAAATAGTGCATACAATTAGTAGCTGACGATGAGAAGCGTACAAGAGAGCACGATATTGAAATGTGAAGCAACATAACTCTTAATAGCAATTGTATGTGAGAACAGCCGCTGGGATTCAGAAGCCAGCAAATTATAACGAAActaaacaaagaaaaataaagcgTATTAAACCTTATCGACGATGGGGGGTTGGTCTTTTCTTAGAAATATGGCGAAAAATTTGGAACTGAATCGGTACAGCATATTTAAGATTTGCGCTAGCActgcatttttattttcatcatttcacAATTTGATTATATGTAATACATTTTATGTGATTCAAAGGCTctatcacaaaaaaacgatgagTGAGTCATccagttttgttgttgaaaattaaataataaattattatgatgaatAATGGCTGATCTTTCGATTATCTTATTTCTAGCAATACTTCAAGGGAAGGATTGAATAGCTCCTGGTGTAGGGCTGGAATGCCAAGCTCTTAGTTAAAAAGCGAGCTAAACGGGGATTATTGAACTGGCGAGTTTTTTCTTTAACGGGCAATTTGAAAGTGTCCATGAACATCCGTAGAAGCAAATCGAACAGTAAGTATTCAACTGTGCGctatatacatatttttgctttgtttttatttgtagtCAAAATGTCAAACCAAAAAGGccaacaatattttcattgcAAAGAGAAACGATAAAAGTATCGCACATATCGCAAGTCCCcttacaaaacaaagaaagggTGCGCATATTTATACAACCTAGCCATTTCCATCAGTTCCGCCAGAAAGTGTTCTTTTGTAGCATGAATGACGCAAAGGTAAGCGTTAGCTTTTCCTGCCAGCGATGCATGCAGCCCATTCATGTCGACGATACATTCGCCAGCCTGGGCGAGCATACGCTGGCGGAGCTGGCACTACCGATCAACTCCCATCTGGAGGTTGACCTCGAATCACAATCGGCCAGCTTTGACCACTTTGTGCCACCGTTCCGTGTAACCGATTCGACAAATGATACCAACGGGTTCATGTTGCTGTCAGACGGCCAAAACAAGGAGTCGCTCGGCCACAGCTTGCGCGTGAAGGCGGAACTGTTCGATGCGCTATCGAACAACTCGGAAATCGACCATCCCCTGTGCGACGAGTGTACCGATACGTTGCTGGAACTGATGGACAAGCAGCTCAAGATCGCCGAGGATGAATGGAACGATTACAACAACTATCTGAAGAAGCTGGAAATGACGGACGATGTGCCAAACATTGAAGAGCTGGAGCAGGAACTGGCCGGCCTGAAGGAGGACGAAACACGACTGCTCGAGGAGCTTAGCAGCCTGTCTCGCGAAGAGCAATCCATCCGGCAAGCGGTCGAGGagcaggaaaaggaaaagcagcGGCTCGAACGCGAGGAGAACAAATACTGGCGCGAGTATACGAAGCATCGCCGAGACGTAATAACCACTGAGGACGAGTTCCGTTCACTCGAATGCCAGATGGCGTATGCCCAGAGCCAGCTAGAGAAgctgaagaaaacaaacgtcTTCAATGCAACCTTCCACATCTGGCACTCGGGACACTTTGGCACGATAAACAACTTTCGCCTTGGGCGGCTACCATCGGCTCCGGTCGACTGGTCGGAGATAAATGCGGCCTGGGGTCAGACGTGTCTGCTGCTATCGGCCTTGGCACGCAAAATGAATTTCAGCTTCAAACAGTATCGCCTGGTACCGTACGGCAATCAT encodes the following:
- the LOC1271595 gene encoding beclin-1-like protein; its protein translation is MNDAKVSVSFSCQRCMQPIHVDDTFASLGEHTLAELALPINSHLEVDLESQSASFDHFVPPFRVTDSTNDTNGFMLLSDGQNKESLGHSLRVKAELFDALSNNSEIDHPLCDECTDTLLELMDKQLKIAEDEWNDYNNYLKKLEMTDDVPNIEELEQELAGLKEDETRLLEELSSLSREEQSIRQAVEEQEKEKQRLEREENKYWREYTKHRRDVITTEDEFRSLECQMAYAQSQLEKLKKTNVFNATFHIWHSGHFGTINNFRLGRLPSAPVDWSEINAAWGQTCLLLSALARKMNFSFKQYRLVPYGNHSYIEVLGEGKELPLYGNGGFRFLWDSKYDAAMVAFLDCLQQFKEEIVRRDPDFCLPYLMEKGKIEDASTGSSFSIKIQFNSEEQWTKALKYLLTNLKWVLTWVSSQFTEDKQR